The sequence AAAGCCACACTTAAGTTCGGTGGCTTTATCTAAATGATAAATGCAATGACTACGAAGCCTCTGAATCTCAGCATCAGCTCTTGAAGTGTTTTGAATTCCTTCACGTtgcaaatcatttttttttctcttgtaacACAGAGCTAGCTGATGATGTATAAATCCTGATGTGGGTGACTTCTCTAAAGCTCTTTTTAGCAGGGCTATGGACCTCTCCACAGAGCCATAGGCTCTCAAAAATTTACCCACATATCGAATGACATTAGGAGCATTTGGGGAACCCTCCAGAGCTTCTTCCATCAATTTCTCACCTTCATCATACTCTGTGGATTCAGCAAGCTTTACAGCTAGGAGAGCTTTAAGTTCATCATTATCCGGATTTGCTTCTATGGCCTGTCGCAGGTGTTTAATTGTTAACAAGTTGGGTACACTGGGGTCACGTTTTTCTGTTCTATTGAGAACAAAGGCATATCCACAATTCCACTGAGCATTCATGGGCTCTAGCTCCAAAGCCTTCTCAAAGCACTCTTTAGCCTGGCTGTAGTACTGGCGAGAGAACTTGAATAAGGCCCAAGCCTTTTCTCCAAGCACTTCATGATTAAGACCCAGAGGAGAATCAGGGAATTTCTTTGCAATGCTTCTGATCTTCTCCAGGGAATTCTCACATTCACTAAATAATTTCATGTGATACTGAAGCCAGGCCAGATTCCCATAGGGCACTATGAGCCACTTGTCACAGTCATTATCCCAGTGCTCTCTAATGAGCTCTACACTCTTCTGCAGGAAGGCAAGTGC is a genomic window of Tachysurus fulvidraco isolate hzauxx_2018 chromosome 8, HZAU_PFXX_2.0, whole genome shotgun sequence containing:
- the LOC113662643 gene encoding interferon-induced protein with tetratricopeptide repeats 5-like, which codes for MSSTEASILEDELRELECHFTWELEKEELDLTDLLNRLEQHADFKLGGDAGLAQTYNSLGFVKYLLGSPQDALAFLQKSVELIREHWDNDCDKWLIVPYGNLAWLQYHMKLFSECENSLEKIRSIAKKFPDSPLGLNHEVLGEKAWALFKFSRQYYSQAKECFEKALELEPMNAQWNCGYAFVLNRTEKRDPSVPNLLTIKHLRQAIEANPDNDELKALLAVKLAESTEYDEGEKLMEEALEGSPNAPNVIRYVGKFLRAYGSVERSIALLKRALEKSPTSGFIHHQLALCYKRKKNDLQREGIQNTSRADAEIQRLRSHCIYHLDKATELKCGFIIAMMELAVQYSEDGKLDRAEELFQQTLQIAKEKNENLQTVYLCYAQFQQYKKRSMSDAITYYMECLKIDEDTKDGKKSAKHLKKINDRRSFKSPGSGRTQRSFERK